The genomic window TCGCCGATGGCCTGACATTCGATTTCGGTTTCGCCGTCGACGTACAGTTCCGTTTCGATCTCTTGCACCAGCAATTCGATCTGCTCGGAGCTGACCGGTCGTTTCCAACAAGCCCGTTCGATCCCGCGACGGATTTTTTCCGGTTCAAAGGGTTGCCGTGAGAGATCGCGTTTGATCACGCGGATATCGAACTCTTCCAGCCGCTCGTAGGTCGTAAACCGACGGCGGCAGGAACCGCAACTGCGGCGGCGGCGGATCAGGAAGCCATTTTCCATGGCGCGGGTATCGATCACGCGATCGTTGTCGTGTTTGCAGAACGGGCACCTCATGACGGTTTCTCTCGATGCTTCCTACTCGGCCCGTTTGTGCTTCCGCACGGACACCATTTCCCGAATCTGCTCAAACACTTCGTCGGGCGTTTGCATCCCGTCCACGTCGCACAGCACGCCACGATGCCGGTAGTACTCCAGCAGCGGTTCGGTCATGGTGCGGAACACCTTCAAACGCGAGGCGATCGTTTCGGCCGTATCATCGGCACGGAATTCGATCATGGCCCGTTTCAGCATGCGTTTGACCAGCTCTTCCTGCTGGCATTTTAAATTGATCACCAGATCCAACTGAGTTCCCAAGCTCTGCAGAAATTCATCCAGCAATTGGGCTTGGGGAATCGTCCGCGGAAAGCCGTCGAACAGGCAGCCGTTCTTGCAATCCGATTCCAGCAACCGTTTCTTGGCGATTCGCATCACCAAGTAATCCGGCGCTAGCATGCCGTGATTGATAAAAGAAGCGATCTGTCGCCCCAATGCCGATTGCTGCTCAAGGGTGGCTCGCAGCATGTCACCAGTGGACAGGTGCGGAATCGACAGTCGTTCCGTTAACCGCTTGCACTGGGTGCCTTTACCAGCACCCGGCGGTCCGATGAACACGATCCGCATCACGCTCTCTTAAAACCTAAAGGTAAGCGACCGGATCGCCCAACTTTAGGCTTCCAGCATCCCGCGGTAGTTCCGCATCACCAAGTGACTGTCGATCTTTTGGATCAAGTCAAAGGCAACGCTGACGGCGATCAGCAATCCCGTACCGCCGTAGAACCCGGCGATCGAGTAGGGAACTCCAAGCGAAGCATACACGATCGTGGGCACGATTGCGACAATCGCCAAGAACGCGGCCCCCACATAGGTGATGCGAACCATCACTCGTTCCAGGTGGTCGGTGGTCCGTTTGCCGGGCCGGTAACCGGGGATGAACGTGCCGCTTTCCTTCAACTGGTCGGACATTTCCTTCGGATTGAAGGTGATCGCCGTCCAGAAGTAGCAGAAGAAGAAGATCAACAAGATGTACATCATGTTGTAGATGTACGAAGTACCATCACCGAGGGTGGTGCTGGTGCGATTCAAAACTTCGCTGGTCTTGCCTTCAAAGCGACCCGCCAAGAAGCCCAACATCACGCCGGGGATCATCAGCAGACTGCTGGCGAAGATGATCGGCATCACGCCGGCTTGGTTGATTCGCAGCGGCAGGAACTGACGCGTCCCGCCGTAGACTCGGCGACCTCGCGTGAATTTCGCACTCTGTGTCGGAATCCGGCGTTGGCCCAAGGTGATGAACACGACGCCAAACACCACGCTGACAAACAGCACGACCAGAATGATCAATGTCTCGACCCCGATGGTGCCGCTGCCGAGGCCCACCAAGTTGTATTCCATGTTGCCGATCAGCTCGTACAGAGCCTGCGGCATCTGAGCCAAAATACCGGCCATGATCAACAAACTGATCCCGTTGCCGATGCCGTATTCGTCGATCTGCTCACCCAACCACATCAGGAACACGGTCCCGCAGGTCATCACCAGCACCGCCGCAATCTGCCAACCGACGCCCAGCGACCCGTCGATTAGGAAGTCGGGATCGATGCGGTCGCCACCGACCAGCATCAGGCTAAGGTACAGATAGCTCTGAATCAAACAGATCAGAACGGTCAGGTAACGCGTATATTCGTTCAGCTTTTTGCGGCCCGCCTCGCCTTCTTTCTTCAGCTCTTCCAGCGGCTTCCAGACGCTGCCGAGCAGCTGGAAGATAATCGATGCCGAGATATACGGCATGATCCCGAGGCCAAAGATGGTGGCGTTACGGAGGTCACTGGCGGCAAAGATACTGACCTTCTCGAAGAAATCCGCGGCGCCACCTTGCGGGGCGTCGGCATCCGGCGCGGCGATCATCGGCAACGGAATATGAAATCCGATCCGGTAGATGGCCAGCAAACCCAGGGTCAGCAAAATCTTGCGACGCAGTTCGGGAATCGAGAAAATGATGCGAAGCTTTTCGATCATCGCAGGGTGTCCATTCGTCCGACGGAGGACTGTCGCAGCGACCAAGCCACGTTCGAAGTGATAATAAAAAGGCGACCGCTGCTGCGGTCGCCAACAATCTAGCGATTTCAGTCTGTCATGGCGAGAGAGGTTTCGTCGCCAGCTCTCTCGTAGCGACGCTCGCCAGAGCGTGGTCCCACTGTTCTCTGGAAGCTACGTTCGCCAGAGCGTGGAAAATCCGGATTCCACCGTCTGGCGACGGTAGCTACGGCTGTTCACCGTAGTAACGGCTAGGAGCTCTGTTCGTTCTTGAGCGCCGCAACGCGTTCCTTAGGCGTTCGCTTGGGAGCGATGCGGTTGACCGTGCCACCGGCTTTGGTGATCTTCTCTTCGGCTTGTTTGCTGAAGCGATGAGCCGTCACGGTCAGTTTCTTGGTCAGTTCGCCATCGCCGAGGATCTTGACTTCGTCGAAGGTGCCTTTGGCGATGTGCTTTTCGGAGAGGATTTCCAGGGTGACTTCGTCACCGTCTTCGAAAGCCTTATCGAGCGTGGCGACGTTGACGGCGAAGACTTCGACGCCCCACTTGTTGTGGAAGCCGCGTTTAGGGATTCGGCGGATCATCGGCATCGCACCGCCCTGGAAGACGGGCTTGCGGGAGTAACCGCTACGGCTCTTGTGACCTTTGTGACCACGGCCGGAGGTTTTGCCGGTGCCCGAGCCGGGACCGCGTCCGATACGCTTGCGCGGTTTGTGCTTCGTTATGCCGCGATGGACGTCTTCGAGATTCATGGCTTTGTCTTTGTCTTACAATACGGAGTGTAGGGTTTACTCAGCGGCGGCGGCGGTTTTCACCGGGGCCGGGGCGGTGGCTCCCATCAATTCGGCCGAATCCAGGCCTCGCAGCGCGGCGACCTGTTCGCGGGTCCGCAGCTTGCTGAGTGCGTCGATCGTGGCTTTGACCAACGTCACCGGGTTATTGGTGCCGTAGCTCTTGGTCAGGATGTCATGCAGGCCGACAGCTTCGCAGACCGAACGGACGGCTTGGCCGGCGATGATACCGGTACCAGCACCGGCGGGAATCAACAGCACTTTGGCGGCGCCGAAGTGACCCCAGACCTGATGCGGGATGGTGCCGTCGACGACGGGCACATCGATCATGCTGCGGCTGGCTTGCTTCTGGCCT from Roseimaritima ulvae includes these protein-coding regions:
- the rplO gene encoding 50S ribosomal protein L15; translation: MNLEDVHRGITKHKPRKRIGRGPGSGTGKTSGRGHKGHKSRSGYSRKPVFQGGAMPMIRRIPKRGFHNKWGVEVFAVNVATLDKAFEDGDEVTLEILSEKHIAKGTFDEVKILGDGELTKKLTVTAHRFSKQAEEKITKAGGTVNRIAPKRTPKERVAALKNEQSS
- the secY gene encoding preprotein translocase subunit SecY, whose protein sequence is MIEKLRIIFSIPELRRKILLTLGLLAIYRIGFHIPLPMIAAPDADAPQGGAADFFEKVSIFAASDLRNATIFGLGIMPYISASIIFQLLGSVWKPLEELKKEGEAGRKKLNEYTRYLTVLICLIQSYLYLSLMLVGGDRIDPDFLIDGSLGVGWQIAAVLVMTCGTVFLMWLGEQIDEYGIGNGISLLIMAGILAQMPQALYELIGNMEYNLVGLGSGTIGVETLIILVVLFVSVVFGVVFITLGQRRIPTQSAKFTRGRRVYGGTRQFLPLRINQAGVMPIIFASSLLMIPGVMLGFLAGRFEGKTSEVLNRTSTTLGDGTSYIYNMMYILLIFFFCYFWTAITFNPKEMSDQLKESGTFIPGYRPGKRTTDHLERVMVRITYVGAAFLAIVAIVPTIVYASLGVPYSIAGFYGGTGLLIAVSVAFDLIQKIDSHLVMRNYRGMLEA
- the rpsE gene encoding 30S ribosomal protein S5; protein product: MSQSTQPGELLDRVVKIKRCAAVVKGGRRFSFAAMVVVGDGKGRVGWGYGKANEVPPSVNKGQKQASRSMIDVPVVDGTIPHQVWGHFGAAKVLLIPAGAGTGIIAGQAVRSVCEAVGLHDILTKSYGTNNPVTLVKATIDALSKLRTREQVAALRGLDSAELMGATAPAPVKTAAAAE
- the nrdR gene encoding transcriptional regulator NrdR codes for the protein MRCPFCKHDNDRVIDTRAMENGFLIRRRRSCGSCRRRFTTYERLEEFDIRVIKRDLSRQPFEPEKIRRGIERACWKRPVSSEQIELLVQEIETELYVDGETEIECQAIGELVLKRLYSVDEVAYVRFASVYRDFANVEDFFRVIESIRD
- a CDS encoding adenylate kinase codes for the protein MRIVFIGPPGAGKGTQCKRLTERLSIPHLSTGDMLRATLEQQSALGRQIASFINHGMLAPDYLVMRIAKKRLLESDCKNGCLFDGFPRTIPQAQLLDEFLQSLGTQLDLVINLKCQQEELVKRMLKRAMIEFRADDTAETIASRLKVFRTMTEPLLEYYRHRGVLCDVDGMQTPDEVFEQIREMVSVRKHKRAE